The following is a genomic window from Niveispirillum cyanobacteriorum.
GCGGCTGGAGGACGGTCTGGGCCGGCGCCTATTCCACCGGGAGGGAAGGTCGTTCGAGGTGACGCCGGAGGGCGAGCAGCTTTTGATCTATGCACGCCGGCTGCTGGTTCTGGCGGGCGAGGCCTGTGCCGTTCTGATGGAGCCGGCAGTGGAGGGGGCCGTCCGGCTGGGCGTACCGGAGGATTTCGCCACAACCCACCTGTCCGACATTCTTTTCCGCTTTGCCCGCGCCCATCCGCAGGTGGCGCTGGAGGTGCGGTGCGACTTCTCGGCCAACCTGCTGGATGGCTTCGCCCGTGGGGATCTGGATCTGGTCCTGGGCAAGCGGGAGGCCCAGGGGGGCGGCGACGGGCAGCGGGTCTGGCGGGAGCCGCTGGTTTGGGCGGCATCGCCCCGGCTGCTGCATCTGGGGGGGCAACCGCTGCCCCTGGTCCTGGCACCCGCCCCCGACTTTTACCGCCATCGGGCGCTGGAGATGCTGGAGAAAGCCGGCCTGCCCTGGCGGATCGTCTATAGCAGCTCCAGCCTAGCCGGCCTTCAGGCCGCCACACATGCCGGTTTGGGCATCACCGTCCTGTCCCGGGACATGCTGGGGGCAGGCTTACAGGTGGTGGATGCCGGCCTCGACCTTCCCCCCCTTGGCGATGTCGAGATGGTCCTTCACCGGCCGCCCGGAGCCGTGCCGAGGGCGACGGAACTTCTGGCGGACCACATTGTGCGGTCGCTGGAACAGCGTTAGGGAGCCGGCACACGCCAGACATCGGTGACCCGCACTGCCCGATCCTCCAGTTCCAGGGTCGTCGGGACATTGAAGGTGGCGACCTTCTCCAGCCCCTGGGACGGGAGATAGGCGCGGCCAGGATCACCGACCAGGACGGTGATCCCGGACCGGGCCAGTTCCCGGAACCAGGCCAGGGCGGCTTCGGCGAAGGACCGCTCATAACAGACATCACCGGCCAGCAGGATATCGATGCCGGACAGAGGCTGACCGATAATGTCCTGGGTCAGGCCGGTGATGGACACACCATTGAGATCAGCATTAAGGCCGGTGGCGGTGATGGCGAAGGGGTCAATCTCCACCGCCGTGACCGATGCCGCACCCGCCTTCATGGCGGCGATGGCGATCAGGCCGGAGCCGGCGGCGAAATCCATCACCCGCTTTCCGGCCACCAGCGGCGGATCATCCAAGATCAGCCGGGCCACCGCCTGCCCGCCCGCCCAGGGAAAGGCCCAGAAGGGCGGCGGCACGCCATTCCTCTGCAACCAATCTTCGGTGGCATGCCAGATGGGCGTGATTTCGGTGGCCTGCCACAGATGGATGTCGGGGCAGAGCGGCACCGGGGCCGGAGCGGTATGCAGGCGAATGAAGGCGGCGGGGTCAGCGGAGGCTGGGGACAGTGACAAGATCGGCCATCTGCAGCATCGGCTGCTGCATATAGGGTTTGGGCAGGCCGCGATTGCCGCCCGGTGCGAAGCCGCCACCACCCTGCGGGGCGGGCGGCAGGCTGGCGATGCCGACAATGATGGCCACCAGCAAGGCCATACCGATGAAGCGGGCCGCCTTGAAGGTGGCCAGACTGTCGGCGGGGTCATTCATGTCCCAGCCCCGCACCTGCATCACCATAAGGGCACCGGTAGCGGCCAGGGGCACGAAAATCCCCCAGAACATGCCCATCGGTTCCAGCGCCAGCAGCCAGAAGATGAAGGCCCCGGTATAGAAGCCACCGACCCAGCGCCGCGAATCATTGCCGAACAGCAAGGCCGTGGATTTGATGCCCACATGGGCGTCATCCTCCCGGTCCTGATGGGCATAAATCGTGTCATAGCCGAGCGTCCAGAGGATACCCCCGGCATAGAGCAGGACCGCCGGCCAGCCGATATCGCCGCGCACCGCCGCCCAGCCCATCAGGGCCCCCCAGTTGAAGGTCAGGCCCAGAAAGGCCTGCGGCCACCAGGTGATCCGCTTCATCAGGGGATATGTCGCGACCAGCAGCAGGGAGGCGACACCCATCGCGATGGCGAACAGGTTGAGCTGCACCAGAATCAGTAGACCGACCAGAAGCTGCGCCACCAGGAAACCGATGGCCTGACGGACCGTGACCTGTCCGCTGGGGATGGGGCGGACCTTGGTCCGTTCAACCTTGGCATCCAGGTGCCTGTCCAGAATGTCATTGATGGTGCAGCCGGCACCACGCATGACCACAGCACCGACGCCGAACAGGAACATCAGCCAGAGATTAGGCCAGCCGCCGGCCGGGGCCGCCAGGGCGATGGACCACCAGCAGGGCAGCAGCAGCAGCCAGGTACCGATGGGCCGGTCGAGGCGGGCCAGACGCGCATAGGGACGCCACGCCACCGGCAGGTAGCGGTCGATCCAATCGCCGGGCCGTATGTCGGTATGCCCGGCGGTCGTGTCGTTGGCGTGCATCATGATGCGCGCATTCTATCTTTTCCCCCGCCGGACGCAAAGAGACGGTTTGTCACCGTCACAGGTTCCGGGTCCCACGTCGCAAGATGGCATCGGTCAGCAGCCTTTTCCGTGACGGCGCGCACAGGGGGCCCTGTGAAACATTCTGCACCCTCGCCTGGTCCTGCGTTTCGCAGGCGTTGGATCATGCCATGGCGTTAACCCTGTGAAACATTCTGCAACCGCCCTTCTTGTTTGGTTTCACAGGATGCCGGGCTTCGGTGCCCAGGACAGCCAGCGGGGGCGTTCGGCCCAGACTGTGTTGGTCAAGCCGGGTGCGGTGGGCAGATTGTCCAGCACGGTCTGGGTTTCATGGAGAATCCGGACCAGCAGGCGCGGGGCCGGTCGGCGCCGGCGCGCGGCGGGGCGGAAGGGTGCGGCCGGGTTACGGGGCATGGGCGGGCATGCGGCCTTTACGCGGGCCGGGGGCCTGGGTGGGGCGAAGCGCAGTTCGGGCGGGTGGTCGGGGGCGTAGTCGCCTGACTGACCCATGGCGTCGGTGGTGGGTGGCGTCGGGTTGGGGATGGGGTCTTCGGCGTCTTCCTGATCAGTGGAGGGGTCGGGCGTTTGGCCCCTGGGTCCC
Proteins encoded in this region:
- a CDS encoding LysR substrate-binding domain-containing protein, whose amino-acid sequence is MPTPLPPFDLDLLRSFITIVESGGFTRAAERLGRTQSTISLQIKRLEDGLGRRLFHREGRSFEVTPEGEQLLIYARRLLVLAGEACAVLMEPAVEGAVRLGVPEDFATTHLSDILFRFARAHPQVALEVRCDFSANLLDGFARGDLDLVLGKREAQGGGDGQRVWREPLVWAASPRLLHLGGQPLPLVLAPAPDFYRHRALEMLEKAGLPWRIVYSSSSLAGLQAATHAGLGITVLSRDMLGAGLQVVDAGLDLPPLGDVEMVLHRPPGAVPRATELLADHIVRSLEQR
- the ubiA gene encoding 4-hydroxybenzoate octaprenyltransferase, yielding MHANDTTAGHTDIRPGDWIDRYLPVAWRPYARLARLDRPIGTWLLLLPCWWSIALAAPAGGWPNLWLMFLFGVGAVVMRGAGCTINDILDRHLDAKVERTKVRPIPSGQVTVRQAIGFLVAQLLVGLLILVQLNLFAIAMGVASLLLVATYPLMKRITWWPQAFLGLTFNWGALMGWAAVRGDIGWPAVLLYAGGILWTLGYDTIYAHQDREDDAHVGIKSTALLFGNDSRRWVGGFYTGAFIFWLLALEPMGMFWGIFVPLAATGALMVMQVRGWDMNDPADSLATFKAARFIGMALLVAIIVGIASLPPAPQGGGGFAPGGNRGLPKPYMQQPMLQMADLVTVPSLR
- a CDS encoding class I SAM-dependent methyltransferase — protein: MSLSPASADPAAFIRLHTAPAPVPLCPDIHLWQATEITPIWHATEDWLQRNGVPPPFWAFPWAGGQAVARLILDDPPLVAGKRVMDFAAGSGLIAIAAMKAGAASVTAVEIDPFAITATGLNADLNGVSITGLTQDIIGQPLSGIDILLAGDVCYERSFAEAALAWFRELARSGITVLVGDPGRAYLPSQGLEKVATFNVPTTLELEDRAVRVTDVWRVPAP